Proteins encoded within one genomic window of Rhodobacter xanthinilyticus:
- a CDS encoding lytic transglycosylase domain-containing protein, with amino-acid sequence MIRWNEAGQGGEADLAPATFDAPSADSSVLRYDAKGYLIRPTAAKADRRDENTTSRAPVMSTKSVAAPQSVLPAIRLVAARYQDHPALRRLQLTPRQWSAFFQAMIKIESNYSQRAVSGAGAQGLAQLMPDTARYLRVDPADPMQNLDGGARYLLEQIGSFESLTLALAAYNAGPEAVRKYGGVPPYTETRNHIVKVMAAYDRILAEL; translated from the coding sequence GTGATCCGCTGGAATGAGGCAGGGCAGGGGGGCGAGGCGGACCTCGCCCCCGCGACTTTCGACGCGCCTTCCGCTGACTCTTCGGTTTTGCGCTACGACGCCAAGGGGTACCTGATCCGCCCGACCGCAGCAAAGGCGGATCGGAGGGACGAGAACACGACCTCCCGGGCACCGGTGATGAGCACGAAAAGCGTTGCGGCGCCGCAGTCAGTGTTGCCCGCAATCCGGCTGGTGGCGGCGCGCTATCAAGATCATCCGGCGCTTCGGCGACTTCAGCTCACTCCCCGGCAGTGGTCGGCCTTCTTTCAGGCCATGATCAAGATCGAGAGCAATTATTCCCAACGCGCCGTGAGCGGGGCAGGGGCCCAGGGTCTTGCGCAACTCATGCCCGACACCGCGCGGTATCTGCGTGTCGACCCTGCCGATCCGATGCAAAACCTCGATGGCGGCGCGCGCTACCTGCTTGAACAGATCGGCTCGTTCGAGAGCCTGACGCTTGCGCTTGCAGCCTATAACGCCGGGCCGGAGGCCGTGCGCAAATATGGCGGCGTGCCGCCTTACACCGAGACCCGCAATCACATCGTCAAGGTGATGGCGGCTTACGACCGCATTCTTGCGGAGCTTTGA
- a CDS encoding TrbC/VirB2 family protein has product MHMTPAIRLALAVGLVTLSQVEPALANIVFTKAENVATGVLDSFRGTLATAFFGIAFVVTGFLAAFNRISWAWVSLVVVGAFLVFAGPAIVANLRSSFS; this is encoded by the coding sequence ATGCACATGACCCCAGCGATCCGGCTGGCCCTCGCGGTCGGCCTCGTCACTCTCTCTCAAGTTGAACCGGCGCTCGCAAATATCGTCTTCACCAAGGCCGAGAACGTGGCCACCGGTGTGCTGGACTCGTTCCGCGGCACGCTGGCGACGGCCTTCTTCGGCATCGCCTTCGTGGTGACGGGCTTCCTTGCTGCGTTCAACCGGATCAGCTGGGCCTGGGTCTCGCTGGTGGTTGTCGGCGCGTTCCTCGTTTTCGCCGGGCCGGCGATCGTCGCAAACCTGCGTTCGTCGTTCAGCTGA
- a CDS encoding VirB3 family type IV secretion system protein yields the protein MEKSAVILGLSRQAKFLGLPMPYAMAVGGMAVLPFILFKVMTWFLTVPLWYGLARAATRINPNGHHVLSVMMQVTPMALLRRERRHVS from the coding sequence ATGGAAAAGAGTGCGGTCATCCTTGGTCTTTCACGGCAGGCGAAGTTTCTTGGGCTGCCGATGCCCTATGCCATGGCGGTGGGCGGGATGGCCGTGCTCCCGTTCATCCTTTTCAAGGTGATGACGTGGTTCCTGACGGTGCCGCTCTGGTACGGTCTCGCGCGCGCCGCGACGCGGATCAATCCGAACGGTCATCACGTGCTTTCGGTGATGATGCAGGTAACGCCGATGGCGCTCCTGCGGCGGGAGCGACGCCATGTTTCCTGA
- a CDS encoding VirB4 family type IV secretion/conjugal transfer ATPase, whose translation MFPELAETKRTPRARGLHTRDPKVYAHLPYLIEIDDETVRTRENALMVSFEIIGIDGVTSGQSTILALRAGLAHLFDTLDERFCFYLHRLMRPTTTGVAPIRGSGFAADVDRVWTDELALRNLQESVLVLTVVRRQTSVLPVPLFRRAASKVWGDDTARRLEELREVAAILESGLGVRTKRLRTSDGSLLGFYASLLTGEMKPLRRAPFCLLAEDAAAASLHFGKGQFTVEEGGLRPRVGALLFVKSYPTSTWPGMLDALGASRDVIISHSYSPIERTGIAERVKRRVAQMRAAEDIAATIEAQLFEAADKAESGTLGFGLHQMTITIFADDVAALETEVARVRGIAHQNGMRLVREVTALEAGVFAMHPGNMDYRARDMTVSSINFADLAALHAADTGTGAEALPWRTPITVFPTLQGSLHRFSFHEPGDPQAEPTNGHTLVLGKSGGGKTTTVAFLAAQAQRAGGRTIIFDKEAGLKMAVHALGGRYAEIRAGRPTGLNPLATEAGERGEAWLLDWLVSLLESRSGAMTPLQSEAIKSAIAQNGKARAGLRNFRAFQELFGDVGDGLDLAQRLAEWGPGGRYGWVFGEANEPVVDFESHDVTAVDLTEILDLGTERSAILGYLFRRIEMLIEEKRPTLILIDEAWKVLDDDYFSRKLAEWLVTARKKNVVVVMMTQFPSQIRGSKARSILEALPNQLLFPNGEAEASDYDGFRLTDGELDFVLTPIPGQRLVLSRNPRGSTVLDVDLKALGSLLTALGGGQAGINAFGADYATRPQFWKE comes from the coding sequence ATGTTTCCTGAGCTTGCCGAAACGAAACGGACGCCGAGAGCGCGCGGGCTGCATACGCGCGACCCGAAGGTCTATGCGCATCTGCCCTATCTCATCGAGATCGACGACGAAACCGTGCGCACCCGCGAGAACGCGCTGATGGTGTCGTTCGAGATCATCGGGATCGATGGCGTCACCTCCGGCCAGTCGACCATTCTCGCGCTGCGGGCGGGGCTCGCGCATCTCTTCGACACGCTCGATGAGCGGTTTTGTTTCTACCTGCATCGCCTCATGCGCCCGACGACGACGGGTGTCGCACCGATCCGCGGGTCCGGCTTCGCCGCGGATGTCGATCGCGTCTGGACCGACGAGCTGGCGCTGCGCAACCTGCAAGAAAGCGTGCTCGTTTTGACCGTGGTGCGCCGCCAAACGTCGGTGCTGCCGGTCCCGCTCTTTCGGCGCGCGGCCTCGAAAGTCTGGGGCGATGACACGGCGCGCAGGCTTGAGGAACTGCGTGAGGTTGCGGCGATCCTTGAGAGCGGGCTCGGGGTGCGCACGAAACGGCTCAGGACCAGCGATGGCAGCCTGCTCGGGTTTTATGCCTCGCTCCTGACGGGCGAGATGAAACCCCTGCGCCGGGCGCCTTTCTGCCTTCTCGCCGAAGATGCGGCCGCAGCATCGCTGCACTTCGGGAAGGGGCAGTTTACCGTGGAGGAGGGAGGTCTGCGGCCGCGCGTCGGCGCACTCCTCTTTGTCAAATCCTACCCGACTTCCACCTGGCCCGGGATGCTCGATGCGCTCGGCGCGAGCCGGGATGTGATCATCTCCCACAGCTATTCGCCCATCGAACGCACCGGCATCGCAGAGCGGGTCAAGCGGCGTGTTGCGCAAATGCGTGCGGCCGAGGACATCGCGGCCACGATCGAGGCGCAGCTTTTCGAGGCGGCCGACAAGGCCGAAAGCGGCACGTTGGGCTTTGGTCTGCACCAGATGACCATCACCATTTTCGCCGATGACGTGGCCGCCCTCGAGACCGAAGTGGCGCGCGTTCGCGGCATTGCGCACCAGAACGGCATGCGGCTAGTGCGCGAGGTGACCGCGCTCGAGGCCGGTGTGTTCGCCATGCATCCGGGCAACATGGACTACCGCGCCCGCGACATGACGGTTTCCTCGATCAATTTCGCCGATCTCGCGGCGCTACATGCGGCGGACACCGGAACTGGCGCGGAGGCTCTGCCCTGGCGCACCCCGATCACCGTGTTTCCCACCCTGCAGGGCAGTCTGCACCGGTTCAGCTTTCACGAACCGGGCGACCCGCAGGCAGAGCCCACCAATGGCCACACACTTGTTCTGGGCAAATCCGGGGGCGGCAAGACAACGACTGTCGCGTTTCTGGCGGCGCAGGCTCAGCGCGCCGGGGGCCGCACGATCATCTTCGACAAGGAGGCCGGTCTTAAAATGGCCGTCCATGCCTTGGGCGGGCGCTATGCGGAGATCCGGGCGGGTCGGCCGACGGGCCTCAACCCTTTGGCGACCGAGGCAGGCGAGCGCGGCGAGGCCTGGTTGCTCGATTGGCTGGTGAGCCTGCTGGAATCTCGAAGCGGTGCCATGACGCCGCTGCAGTCGGAGGCGATCAAATCGGCCATCGCGCAAAACGGGAAAGCGCGTGCGGGGCTTCGCAACTTCCGCGCCTTTCAGGAGCTGTTCGGCGATGTGGGCGATGGGCTCGATCTGGCGCAGCGGCTTGCCGAATGGGGGCCGGGGGGACGTTACGGCTGGGTCTTTGGCGAAGCGAATGAGCCGGTCGTGGATTTCGAAAGCCATGACGTGACCGCGGTCGATCTGACCGAGATCCTCGACCTTGGCACCGAGCGCAGCGCAATTCTGGGCTATCTTTTCCGGCGCATCGAGATGCTGATCGAAGAAAAGCGCCCGACGCTGATCTTGATCGACGAGGCCTGGAAGGTGCTCGACGACGATTACTTCTCGCGCAAGCTCGCCGAATGGCTCGTCACCGCGCGCAAGAAGAATGTCGTCGTGGTGATGATGACGCAGTTTCCGAGCCAGATCCGCGGCTCGAAAGCGCGCTCGATCCTTGAGGCCTTGCCGAACCAGCTTCTCTTTCCGAACGGCGAAGCCGAGGCGTCCGACTATGACGGCTTCCGCCTCACGGATGGCGAGCTGGATTTCGTACTGACCCCGATCCCGGGCCAACGGCTCGTGCTCTCGCGCAATCCGCGCGGATCAACGGTGCTCGATGTCGATCTGAAGGCGCTGGGGTCGCTGTTGACGGCTTTGGGCGGCGGCCAGGCCGGGATCAACGCTTTCGGCGCGGATTACGCCACGCGCCCGCAGTTCTGGAAAGAGTGA
- a CDS encoding lytic transglycosylase domain-containing protein, whose product MPLSAADLNSSLSGFALAAIVLAGTAAANGVPTVDGKAAIQHGLEVSQMTALSEARQLETAKKSKIDDLHKEQLAALDQTLALLSGSPMPVAGLESLPGAEATTVYSVDDSNPYAARLFGDAKSSIEEMIVETARKYAGHPGLSKAGLNPTEFRIWFQSLVKQESGFSIGARSPVGAFGLTQVMPDTAKGLGIYPGYYDDPRLQLDGGARYFLAQLNRFGSVPMALAAYNAGPGNVLKYGGVPPFKETQNYVLRITSFFNGYAAKIGGIDQIGTLDPRDMAIAESSNVADAGMHYGMEATSDIAASLTRLRAIIEQIPKTKSAEEAMGLNTYARVEAMRIAVMVARVKAARVRVDQARYALFLQAYAEDATFIKVKGGIE is encoded by the coding sequence ATGCCCCTTTCTGCCGCTGATCTGAACTCCTCCCTCTCGGGCTTTGCCCTTGCGGCGATCGTGCTGGCTGGCACGGCCGCCGCGAATGGTGTGCCGACGGTCGATGGAAAAGCCGCGATCCAGCATGGCCTAGAGGTCTCGCAGATGACGGCGCTGAGCGAGGCGCGTCAGCTGGAGACGGCGAAGAAAAGCAAGATCGATGACTTGCACAAGGAACAGCTCGCAGCACTCGATCAGACGCTTGCCCTGCTCTCGGGCTCTCCGATGCCTGTCGCGGGTCTCGAGTCACTGCCCGGGGCCGAGGCAACCACTGTCTATTCGGTGGATGACAGCAACCCCTATGCGGCTCGGCTCTTTGGCGATGCGAAATCGAGCATCGAGGAGATGATCGTGGAGACGGCGCGCAAATATGCGGGCCATCCCGGGCTTTCGAAGGCGGGTCTGAACCCGACCGAGTTCCGGATCTGGTTTCAGTCCTTGGTCAAGCAGGAGTCCGGGTTCTCGATCGGTGCGCGCAGCCCGGTTGGAGCATTCGGGCTTACTCAGGTCATGCCCGACACCGCGAAGGGGCTCGGCATCTACCCGGGTTACTATGATGACCCGCGGCTGCAACTCGATGGCGGGGCGCGGTACTTTCTCGCCCAGCTCAACCGCTTCGGCTCGGTGCCGATGGCGCTTGCGGCCTATAACGCGGGTCCCGGCAATGTCCTCAAATACGGAGGGGTGCCGCCCTTCAAGGAAACGCAGAATTACGTGCTGCGCATCACCAGCTTCTTCAACGGCTATGCGGCGAAGATCGGCGGGATCGATCAGATCGGGACGCTCGATCCGCGCGACATGGCGATCGCGGAAAGCAGCAACGTTGCCGATGCCGGGATGCATTACGGCATGGAAGCGACGAGCGACATCGCCGCCTCGCTCACCCGTCTGCGCGCGATCATCGAGCAGATTCCGAAAACGAAGAGCGCGGAAGAGGCGATGGGCCTCAACACCTATGCCCGGGTCGAGGCGATGCGCATTGCCGTCATGGTGGCCCGGGTGAAAGCCGCGCGCGTTCGCGTGGATCAGGCGCGCTATGCGCTCTTCCTGCAGGCCTATGCCGAAGACGCCACATTCATCAAGGTCAAGGGAGGGATCGAATGA
- a CDS encoding type IV secretion system protein, with amino-acid sequence MKARYLRFLINACAVSGLSFVPLAVSAQGVPTIDLSAIAKVGEVLTEAKLQVKELIASNLKLDDQILKQAQQILLLKDQIEALRHGLTLQALGIPDPNTFFDDILPDVNDLTGGLQSAKSGSYSLITTSGKVGDKPAAEYVSEFFTSVGLDVKTVDTLSTSENPSAARIGSQANTAAFLSAAAESSSVKASESLGRVNELVQAIPDTKGLKEAVDLNTRVTAELSIALANIWNMESAQLMGMGEAGVMDAATAAEEQKFIKVLGEK; translated from the coding sequence ATGAAAGCCCGGTATTTGCGTTTCCTGATCAATGCGTGCGCGGTGTCCGGTCTGTCCTTCGTCCCGCTCGCGGTTTCGGCGCAAGGCGTGCCGACGATCGACCTTTCTGCGATTGCCAAGGTTGGCGAGGTGCTGACCGAGGCAAAATTGCAGGTCAAGGAATTGATCGCCTCGAACCTGAAGCTGGATGATCAGATCCTCAAGCAGGCTCAACAGATCCTGCTCCTCAAGGATCAGATCGAGGCACTGCGTCACGGGCTTACCCTTCAGGCGCTTGGCATCCCGGATCCGAACACCTTCTTCGACGATATCCTGCCCGATGTGAACGATCTGACCGGCGGGCTGCAGTCGGCCAAGAGCGGCAGCTATTCCTTGATCACCACCTCGGGCAAGGTGGGCGACAAGCCTGCGGCGGAATATGTGTCGGAGTTTTTCACCTCCGTCGGGCTCGACGTGAAAACCGTCGACACCCTCTCGACCAGCGAGAACCCGAGCGCCGCGCGGATCGGCTCGCAGGCGAATACCGCAGCGTTCCTTTCTGCGGCGGCGGAATCCTCCTCGGTGAAAGCCTCGGAAAGTCTGGGCAGGGTGAATGAACTCGTCCAAGCAATCCCGGACACGAAAGGCCTCAAGGAGGCGGTCGATCTCAACACGCGGGTGACGGCTGAGCTTTCGATCGCGCTCGCCAATATCTGGAACATGGAGTCGGCCCAGCTGATGGGCATGGGCGAGGCCGGGGTGATGGATGCCGCCACCGCCGCCGAAGAGCAGAAATTCATCAAGGTTTTGGGGGAGAAATGA
- a CDS encoding type IV secretion system protein, with amino-acid sequence MDSVSSILSTLDGAISAAGKQYFELTAVALAPVFTALLTLLLVLIGINMALNVYRIAMRDAMQLAFRIVLVMMFGLSWLNFSQIYDAASNGLGDLALAFFKEGGTGVGASATAAMDDMANMMAGNVDSVSSAMSSIMRGFVAAFLYLVLGLLMAVYVFIVGFAKLMIAFLLGVAPLSIAATIFEKTKGMFEAWLSAMIGYLMYPVASAGIIVAVVTVAHSVFTKATDVTDLGSILGFFVIVFVGIFALLAIPMAVSHITGQINLASIAPQALRVAGKPLEKTSDYAARRMGQFQSGFLTGKTEHHHLRDQARSDAERGHAVRLRLSQFIRGG; translated from the coding sequence ATGGACAGCGTCTCAAGCATCCTGTCGACGCTTGATGGGGCAATCAGTGCCGCAGGGAAGCAGTATTTCGAGCTGACCGCTGTGGCCCTAGCCCCTGTCTTCACTGCCCTTTTGACGCTGCTTCTGGTTCTCATCGGCATCAACATGGCGCTCAATGTCTATCGGATTGCGATGCGCGACGCGATGCAACTCGCCTTTCGCATCGTGCTGGTGATGATGTTCGGGCTTTCGTGGCTGAACTTCAGCCAGATCTATGATGCGGCAAGCAATGGGCTTGGCGATCTTGCTCTCGCCTTTTTCAAGGAGGGTGGGACCGGTGTCGGGGCCTCTGCCACTGCCGCGATGGACGACATGGCCAACATGATGGCGGGCAATGTCGACAGCGTTTCTTCGGCGATGTCCTCGATCATGCGCGGGTTTGTCGCCGCCTTCCTCTACCTCGTTCTCGGCCTGCTGATGGCGGTCTACGTATTCATTGTCGGCTTTGCGAAGTTGATGATCGCTTTCCTTTTGGGCGTGGCGCCTCTCTCGATTGCCGCTACGATATTCGAGAAGACCAAGGGAATGTTTGAAGCTTGGCTCTCAGCGATGATCGGCTATCTGATGTATCCCGTTGCTTCGGCCGGGATCATCGTCGCCGTTGTCACCGTGGCGCACAGTGTCTTTACGAAGGCGACCGATGTCACCGACCTCGGCTCGATCCTCGGTTTCTTCGTGATCGTCTTTGTCGGGATCTTCGCCTTGCTCGCCATCCCGATGGCGGTTTCGCACATCACCGGGCAGATCAATCTCGCCTCGATCGCGCCACAAGCCCTGCGCGTTGCGGGTAAACCGCTCGAGAAAACCTCGGATTATGCCGCGCGCCGGATGGGACAGTTCCAATCGGGTTTCCTGACCGGAAAGACGGAACATCATCACTTGCGAGATCAGGCCCGGTCGGATGCCGAACGCGGCCACGCGGTTCGGCTCAGGCTCAGCCAGTTCATCCGCGGCGGCTGA
- a CDS encoding virB8 family protein: MTGSPPELRSFLEGEMFFGVRKRERIAYGIAGGGLAIGLMGMIAVTVLLPLKETEAYLAIVDKDTGVAERVVSVEKAGMEQAEAIRQSLLYAYVTDRETYDQHDNETRILRAYTWSEGDARTSLKSLWTEGHPNYPPKIYGENSRVMVRILSITPVTETTSQVRFTKTWVSDGEGVPDREGKFTATVTFRFEPSKESALDLVWQNPTGFLVTDYRLTAESLQPQEG, encoded by the coding sequence ATGACAGGTTCACCACCTGAATTGAGAAGTTTTCTCGAAGGCGAGATGTTCTTCGGCGTGCGCAAGCGCGAGCGCATCGCCTATGGCATCGCGGGCGGTGGCTTGGCCATCGGCCTCATGGGCATGATCGCGGTCACGGTGCTTTTGCCGCTCAAGGAGACCGAGGCCTATCTAGCCATCGTCGACAAGGACACCGGCGTGGCGGAGCGCGTCGTCTCGGTCGAGAAGGCCGGGATGGAGCAGGCCGAAGCGATCCGGCAGAGCCTGCTCTACGCCTATGTGACGGACCGCGAGACCTACGATCAGCACGACAACGAAACCCGGATCCTGCGCGCCTACACCTGGAGCGAGGGCGACGCGAGAACATCGCTCAAGAGCCTCTGGACCGAAGGGCACCCGAATTACCCGCCCAAGATTTATGGGGAAAATTCACGGGTCATGGTGCGGATCCTCTCGATCACGCCGGTCACCGAAACCACCTCGCAGGTTCGGTTCACAAAGACCTGGGTGAGCGACGGCGAAGGCGTGCCCGATCGCGAGGGCAAATTCACCGCCACCGTCACCTTCCGCTTCGAGCCGAGCAAGGAAAGCGCGCTCGATCTCGTCTGGCAAAACCCGACCGGGTTTCTCGTGACCGATTACCGCCTGACCGCGGAATCCCTGCAGCCTCAGGAGGGCTGA
- a CDS encoding TrbG/VirB9 family P-type conjugative transfer protein yields the protein MKFAPFALAAILAGVTALPVLAETAPRAGSRDHRVTYATYQEGQVYTVTTRLRTVTLVELADGERIQSIAIGDLESFKIDKLERPNLFIIKPVIAGASTNLTIETQRNIYFLRVTESSRGTAQYSVKFTVPGTGAGARSTAEIPAEPPMRYRVMKHAGRLPGFAPIAVSDDGRKTSFKIPAGAPMPTVFRADERGQEYAVNSAVSGTVITVSTRSERWVLRYGADYVCVAAETGAQR from the coding sequence ATGAAGTTTGCGCCGTTTGCACTTGCCGCCATCCTCGCCGGGGTGACCGCCCTGCCCGTCCTTGCCGAAACCGCCCCGCGCGCCGGCAGCCGCGATCACCGCGTGACCTATGCGACCTATCAGGAGGGGCAGGTTTACACCGTCACCACCCGGTTGCGCACGGTGACGCTGGTCGAACTGGCCGATGGCGAGCGGATCCAGTCGATTGCCATCGGCGATCTCGAAAGCTTCAAGATCGACAAGCTCGAACGGCCGAACCTTTTCATCATCAAGCCCGTCATCGCCGGGGCCTCGACGAACCTCACGATCGAGACGCAACGCAACATCTACTTCCTGCGCGTGACCGAAAGCTCGCGCGGAACGGCCCAATACTCGGTGAAGTTCACCGTGCCGGGAACAGGGGCGGGAGCGCGGAGCACAGCCGAAATCCCGGCGGAGCCGCCCATGCGATATCGGGTGATGAAACATGCGGGACGCCTGCCCGGTTTTGCACCGATCGCGGTTTCCGATGATGGCCGGAAGACCTCCTTCAAGATCCCCGCCGGCGCGCCCATGCCGACGGTCTTCCGCGCCGATGAGCGCGGTCAGGAATATGCGGTCAATTCGGCTGTCTCGGGCACGGTGATCACCGTCAGCACCCGCTCCGAACGTTGGGTCCTGCGTTATGGCGCGGATTATGTCTGCGTCGCGGCCGAAACGGGGGCGCAGCGATGA
- a CDS encoding TrbI/VirB10 family protein, with protein sequence MNPYALSAVTAVTGLGAGVWLALSAPEAPAPAPPIATASVSDFQQDGIGTDGFTIARPKPDLTIKPDRSAEERLKLEIVDLQAQIAALKANPVTVPDEAKLQELSAKIAKLEDDARSEAAARAELERDNIRLQTELDTAKLVQGDSEAEAVRAREEELARRRQEAKALSAAQINSDMVALRNESSGGSGSGAGTSGATGADAFRRAGAKASAATQSEVIANPAHTIVQGTVIEAALETAINTDLAGNVSAVVSRDVWSFDMTRVLVPRGSKLFGRYDSDVSPGQRRVLIAWDRLITTDGQTVVLAAFGTDRVGRSGLSGRVRTHFLERFGSAALISVIGAVPALAAAKYASNEVAADTAKDVGTDLGNAVGDAMTDYLNIPSTISVDQGAVVMVRVDTDLEFF encoded by the coding sequence GTGAACCCCTATGCGCTTTCGGCCGTCACCGCCGTGACAGGGCTCGGCGCCGGGGTTTGGTTGGCTCTTTCCGCGCCAGAAGCTCCCGCACCCGCTCCGCCGATCGCAACCGCATCGGTGAGCGATTTTCAACAGGACGGGATCGGAACCGATGGTTTCACCATTGCGCGCCCAAAGCCCGATCTGACGATCAAGCCCGACCGCAGCGCGGAGGAGCGCCTCAAATTGGAAATCGTGGATCTACAAGCGCAGATCGCCGCATTGAAGGCCAATCCGGTCACGGTTCCCGACGAAGCGAAGCTGCAGGAGCTCAGCGCCAAGATTGCGAAGCTCGAAGACGATGCTCGTAGCGAAGCCGCAGCGCGGGCGGAACTCGAACGAGACAACATTCGGCTTCAGACCGAGCTTGACACCGCAAAGCTGGTACAGGGCGACAGCGAGGCCGAGGCGGTGCGGGCGCGCGAGGAAGAGTTGGCGCGGCGTCGGCAAGAAGCGAAGGCCCTCAGCGCTGCGCAGATCAATTCCGACATGGTTGCATTGCGAAACGAGTCCTCTGGCGGCAGCGGCAGTGGTGCCGGCACTTCCGGTGCAACAGGGGCGGATGCTTTCCGGCGCGCGGGCGCCAAGGCTTCAGCCGCCACCCAATCTGAGGTGATCGCCAATCCCGCGCATACGATCGTTCAGGGCACGGTGATCGAGGCGGCACTTGAAACGGCGATCAACACCGATCTTGCGGGCAATGTTTCTGCTGTCGTCAGTCGCGATGTCTGGTCCTTCGACATGACGCGGGTTCTGGTACCGCGTGGCTCGAAGCTCTTTGGCCGGTACGACTCCGATGTCTCGCCGGGGCAGAGACGTGTGCTGATTGCCTGGGACCGGTTGATCACCACCGATGGCCAGACCGTCGTTCTGGCAGCCTTTGGCACAGATCGGGTTGGCCGCTCGGGCCTTTCCGGCCGAGTGCGTACCCATTTTCTTGAACGGTTCGGTTCAGCCGCGCTGATATCGGTCATTGGCGCGGTCCCTGCTCTGGCAGCCGCGAAATACGCCTCGAACGAGGTTGCCGCGGACACGGCCAAGGATGTCGGCACCGATCTAGGCAATGCTGTCGGCGACGCGATGACCGACTATCTCAACATCCCCTCGACGATCAGCGTCGATCAAGGCGCGGTGGTGATGGTGCGTGTCGATACCGATCTCGAGTTTTTCTGA
- the virB11 gene encoding P-type DNA transfer ATPase VirB11, with protein MSYLDTYLGQLDAALSDPGVMEIAINADGEIWVERSGSTHMMRAGLPPLPAREVRDLAAQIANSTSNTFTESLPLVSAAVRYRNLMLRCQIVGSPAVSGGTVIGIRVFRARDAEGKRAPRWFEFLRAQVKSLEEERREMVASIRKDARATDVDAFLQRLVTERLNIIVSGGTSTGKTELGRRLLSLVPENERIVTIEDSLELLPAQPNAVSLIAQRDDSSARSADKLLQATLRLRPDRIILGELRGSEAATFLDAINTGHSGSFTTLHAHSARKAMDRLALLVMAQGTRLGFAEVIRYLQSSIDVILQMGRDGERRGIMEMYFPGLDD; from the coding sequence ATGAGCTATCTTGATACCTATCTGGGGCAGCTCGATGCGGCGCTCTCCGACCCGGGCGTGATGGAAATCGCGATCAACGCCGATGGCGAGATCTGGGTTGAGCGCTCGGGCTCGACACATATGATGAGGGCGGGTCTCCCGCCCCTGCCCGCGCGCGAAGTTCGCGATCTCGCGGCGCAGATCGCGAACTCGACCTCGAATACGTTCACCGAATCCCTGCCGCTCGTTTCCGCTGCGGTGCGCTATCGCAATTTGATGCTGCGCTGCCAGATTGTCGGCAGCCCTGCGGTCTCCGGGGGCACCGTGATCGGCATCCGGGTGTTTCGGGCGCGTGACGCCGAGGGCAAGCGCGCGCCGCGCTGGTTTGAATTCCTGCGCGCGCAGGTCAAATCGCTCGAAGAGGAACGGCGCGAGATGGTTGCAAGCATTCGGAAAGATGCGCGCGCCACGGATGTGGACGCGTTCTTGCAACGGCTCGTCACCGAGCGGCTCAACATCATCGTCTCGGGCGGCACGTCCACGGGCAAGACCGAACTCGGTCGCCGTCTGCTGTCACTCGTCCCCGAAAACGAGCGCATCGTGACCATCGAGGACTCGCTCGAGCTGTTGCCCGCCCAACCGAATGCGGTCAGCCTGATTGCGCAGCGTGATGACAGCTCGGCGCGCTCGGCCGACAAGCTCTTGCAGGCCACGCTGCGGTTGCGACCCGATCGGATCATCCTTGGCGAGTTGCGCGGATCGGAAGCTGCGACGTTCCTCGATGCGATCAACACCGGCCATTCGGGCTCGTTCACGACGCTGCACGCGCATTCCGCCCGCAAGGCGATGGACCGGCTCGCGCTTCTGGTAATGGCGCAGGGCACGCGGCTCGGGTTTGCCGAGGTGATCCGCTACCTGCAAAGCTCGATAGACGTGATCTTGCAGATGGGCCGTGACGGCGAGCGGCGCGGCATCATGGAGATGTACTTCCCAGGGCTCGACGACTGA